One genomic segment of Poecilia reticulata strain Guanapo unplaced genomic scaffold, Guppy_female_1.0+MT scaffold_254, whole genome shotgun sequence includes these proteins:
- the LOC108165964 gene encoding alcohol dehydrogenase 1-like: protein MAGVESRFTCKGKRIHQFMGTSTFSEYTVINQIAVAKIDPAAPLDKVCLLGCGICTGYGAAVNTAKVEPGSSCAVFGLGAVGLAAVMGCKAAGASRIIAVDINPDKAEKAKELGATDFLNPKDHSQPIHEVISGMTGGGVDFSLECLLI, encoded by the exons ATGGCCGGAGTGGAATCCAGGTTCACCTGTAAGGGGAAGAGGATCCACCAGTTCATGGGAACCAGCACCTTCTCTGAGTACACCGTCATCAACCAGATCGCTGTGGCCAAGATCGACCCCGCGGCTCCTCTGGACAAGGTCTGCCTGCTGGGCTGCGGGATCTGCACCGGTTACGGAGCCGCGGTGAACACCGCCAAG GTGGAACCGGGCTCCAGCTGCGCCGTGTTCGGTCTGGGAGCCGTGGGYTTGGCTGCTGTCATGGGCTGCAAGGCGGCAGGAGCCAGCAGGATCATCGCCGTCGACATCAACCCGGACAAAGCCGAGAAGGCCAAAGAGTTGGGCGCCACCGACTTCCTGAACCCAAAAGACCACAGCCAGCCCATCCATGAGGTGATCTCTGGCATGACCGGAGGAGGGGTGGACTTCTCCCTGGAGTGC